The region ATGATCTAGCTTTGTGGGGAGGATATTTCTATTAGAATTTCTTTTGATAGATATGGCAATAGGGTGAGCCTCCTTTTTTATTATAATAATTTTGGTGATAGTCTTCTCCAGCGTAGAAGATATCAGCTCCCTCTAATTCTGTAACTACTTTTATTCCTTTGTTCTCAAGAATTTGACTCAGCTTTTCTATGATTTCTTTTTGTTTATTATTGGTATAATAAACAGCTGAGCGATATTGAGTTCCTATATCTGGTCCTTGCCTGTTGACCTGGGATGGATCGTGAGTTTCAAAGAATAGTATGGCCAATTCTTCGAAGCTTGTTTTGCTAGGATCGAAAATTACTTTTGTAGTTTCGGCATGCCCAGTTGTTCCACTACAAACCTCTCTATAGCTTGGGTTCTTAGTGTCGCCTCCCATATAGCCTACTTCGGAACTAATCACCCCTTTTTTCTTTTCGAAATGATATTGAGTGCCCCAAAAGCAACCTGAAGCAAAATAGGCCACTTCTCTTTTAGGAAGAGTCGCCGCTTGAAACTCCAAAGAAACTGAGTTTACACAATGGCGGGTGTTTTTATTGGTGTATCTTTCTCCAATAAATACATGGCCTAGGTGTCCTCCACAATTGGCGCAAGTAATTTCAGTTCTTCTACCATCAGCATCAGTTGTTCTTTTTACTGCTCCTTCTATCTCCTCATCAAAACTTGGCCAGCCACAATGAGCGTTGAATTTGTCTTCTGATTTATAAAGTGGGGCATCGCATTGTTTGCATAGGTATATACCCTCCTCCTCATGTTCGTAAAATTCTCCTGTATAAGGTCTTTCGGTTCCTTTATCAAGAATTACTCGCTGTTCTTCTATAGTGAGTTTGTTATAGTCTTTGTTTTGTCCCTGGCTTGTCATGCTAAATAGTATTATCGTTGTCAAAAATAGTATAGTTCTCATTGCCTTCATTTTTAGTTTTCAAAAGTATCTGTTAAGATTTACTATATGGACGATGAACTCCTGCTATTCTTACGATTGATAACTTATTTTAACAATTGCTCTACTATAATAGCAATAGCATCGGCACTTAAGATGATTAAAAAGCCAAGCTCATTTCTGAGCTTTGCTCTACTTATAAGGCCTACTGCTCCGGTAATCAAAGCTATACCAGGAAATATTAAAGTATTTCCTTGCAGGTGTTGAGTAACCCATAACCAATGTAGAAACATGCTGGTCGACATGAGTATAATAATATAGGCTGAAATTCGATTTCCGTTAAGCTTGGTGACCCCATATATGATGGCTACCAAACACGCTCCCATGTAAACATAAAGCCCGTAGAATTTGTTTTGGATTTCTGGATAGAGTACCAAAATAATTCCAGCAATCATAACTATACTCACTATCGCCGGTACTAGTTTTCTAGTTCTTATGGTCCAATATAAAGCAAATAATGCGGCGATTTCTAAAATGATATGTATGAATAATCCCATGACTTTTATTTTTTTTGCTAAGATAAGAACTATTGGATAATGGAGGGGATTCTTTGATCAGAGCAAATAAAATTTCATTAATTTCTTGACTTTGTATTTAGAAAAGTTGTATTATTGTGATATCAAAATAATATCATTATAAATCTTAAATAAAAAACGATGAAAACAGAAAAAGAATTTATGCCAATGAATGGCTATTTGATGCTTTTTGTAGCAATAGCTTTAATTTTAGTTCCTATTCCAATAATTGTGATGACGAGGTTGATTGGTTTGGTGGTTTTAATTATTGTTGGAGTATTCTCAGTGATGGGAGTATTTGTTGTAAACCCCAATGAGAGTATGGTGATTACTTTGTTTGGTGCATACAAGGGTACCGTTTTGAAAAATGGATTTTTCTGGGCTAATCCTTTCTTTACCAAAAAGAAGATTTCCCTAAGAGCTAGAAATATTGATAGCGATCCGATTAAAGTAAATGATAATGTGGGTAATCCAATTATGATTGGAATTGTTTTAGTCTGGCGAGTGAAAGAAACTTTTAAAGCGGCGTTTGATGTGGATGATTATGTTCAGTTTGTTGAGATACAAAGTGAAGCAGCTATTAGGAAATTAGCTGGAGATTACCCTTATGATCATTTTGGTGATACACAAGCTGAAATCACATTGCGTTCTGGAGGAGAAGTAGTTAATGATATGTTGGAGAGTGCATTAAAAGAAAGGCTAGATATAGCTGGTATTGAAGTGATGGAGGCTCGTATTTCGCATTTGGCATATGCTCAGGAAATTGCTCAGGCCATGTTGAAACGTCAACAGGCAACGGCTATTGTTTCTGCTAGATTTAAAATTGTTGAAGGTGCTGTAAGTATGGTTAAGATGGCCTTGGATCAATTAAAAGAAGAAGATATTATAGATATGGATGAAGAAAAGAAAGCAGCTATGATTAGTAATTTACTTGTTGTTCTTTGTTCCGATAAAGATGCTTCACCAATTGTAAATACAGGTACTTTGCATCATTAAACTCTAAATAAAAAATGATAGATTAAATATGCATGCAAAATAATGGAGGTGGCACATTTTTACGGTTAATATCAACAAAGAAGTCATGATGAAAAAAAGGCAAATTGGGACACTTGTTTTGGGATTAATATTAATTATTAGTCTTATTCAGTGCGAGTCAACAGAGAAAAAGGAGATGAAACCACAATTAGATTCCTACTTTGAATATCAAGTTTTTAATAAATCAAGAGATTTAAATGAAAAGAATAAGCCCGGATTGTCAGTAATAATTACAAAGAAGGATTCTGTCTTATATAAAGGGAATTGGGGTTCTGCCGCTTTAGACAAAAAATCGCTAATAACTGAAACCACAATTTTTGATATCGCCTCAGTAAGCAAGCAATTTACAGGGTTGGCAATAGCTCTTTTGGAAGAAAAAGGTGAAATTGATATTAATGATAAAATAATTAAATATCTACCTGATTTACCTGTGGCTATGATAGATATTGCAATTTATCAACTTGTTCATCATACTTCTGGTATTAGAGATTGGCCAACACTATGTGCGTTGAAAGGGTGGCAGCCCGAAGAGCCACTTTCGTTGGACGATATTTATGAAGTTATTAAAAAACAAGATGGTTTAAATTTTACTCCAGGGTCTGAGTTCTTGTATAGTAATTCCAATTACAATCTTTTGGCAAAAATTGTTGAAGTAGTTGTAGATACTACATTTGAAAGTTGGATGCATGATAATATATTTGTTCCTATTGGAATGGAGAATACTTACTTTGTTGAAAGTAATATTTCTGAAGAGAACCAAATAGCTAATTCTTATGTTTTTACTGGAAATAATTATCTTTCTTTTTCTAATAATCTCAGCGCCCCTGGTTCCAGTTCGCTTATGAGTAACACCTTGGATTTGTCAAAATGGTTGGTAAACTATTATATTAAAACTTTGGGTGGAAATAGTGTTTTCAATAGAATAGTTTCTAAAGGCAATTTAATCAACAGCAAAAGGGTGAATTATGGTTATGGTTTAAATATTACTGAAATAAATAATAAGAAAGCTTATGTACATGATGGAGTATGGGGAGGCTTTCGATCGGCAACAGTCTATTTCCCAGAAGAAAGTGTAGGTGTTGTCATTTTAAGTAATAATGGAACATTACAGCCTAAAAATATTCTAAATGATGTTTCTGATATTTTATTTGGGAGTGAAAGCGAGAAAAAAGAAAAAAGGAGTGAGTTGATTGAACAAAAAATAAACGATGCATTTTTTGCTTTGTGTGCCGGAAAATACCAACAAGTTGATGACAAAGATTGTCATTTAACTTTCTTCAAAGAAGGGGAGGATTATTTTGTGAATATATATAATAAGGACTTAAAACTATATGCTAAATCGGATACAGTATTTTTTGTAAAAGAAGCTAAAGCTGAACTTATCTTTCATTTGAGAAATGGTAAGGTAAATAGCCAAACTCTTAAGCAAAACGGTAATAGTTACATGGCATTAAAAGTTGTCGAAAACAAAAAAGAGGCAAATATTAATTACAACAAGTTAGCTGGAGTTTACTATTCAAAGGAACTTGATGTTAAATATGAAATTAGATATATGAATGATGAATTGAAACTTCAAAGTCCAATATTTTCGAATGACATAATTATTGAGCATTTAGAAGATTTGGTATTTATTAGTCATTCAGGCATCATTCAGTCGATTTCATTTTTAGAAAAAAATGGCGCTATTAAAAGCATGGTGATAAATAATCCAAGAGCAAAAAATCTATTATTTGAAAAAATCTATTATTGATATTGAAAAAAATAAAGTAAACCATGGCAAAGAAAAAAGCATTTGCATTAAGATTGAACGAAGAGATGATGGAGGCTGTTGAGAAATGGGCAGAGGATGAGTTCCGAAGCACCAATGGTCAATTGGAATGGATTATTGCCGAAGCTTTGAAAAAATCCGGTAGGTTTAAAAAGAAGAACGAGAAAAAACAGTAATACGAGGGAGCTGAGTGGCTCCCTTTTTTCATGTAGGATCAAGGGTGAAGTTTTAAGTTGAGTAAGCCTGGAAGTTTAGGTTTTTAAAACGAGCTGGCGAATTGGTGAGGGAGAGTTGGAGAGAGGGAGGCTGGGGCGTTGGCGAAGAAGTTAATCCCCAAATAATAACCTACGATAATTCCTT is a window of Lentimicrobium sp. L6 DNA encoding:
- a CDS encoding bifunctional methionine sulfoxide reductase B/A protein, giving the protein MRTILFLTTIILFSMTSQGQNKDYNKLTIEEQRVILDKGTERPYTGEFYEHEEEGIYLCKQCDAPLYKSEDKFNAHCGWPSFDEEIEGAVKRTTDADGRRTEITCANCGGHLGHVFIGERYTNKNTRHCVNSVSLEFQAATLPKREVAYFASGCFWGTQYHFEKKKGVISSEVGYMGGDTKNPSYREVCSGTTGHAETTKVIFDPSKTSFEELAILFFETHDPSQVNRQGPDIGTQYRSAVYYTNNKQKEIIEKLSQILENKGIKVVTELEGADIFYAGEDYHQNYYNKKGGSPYCHIYQKKF
- a CDS encoding SPFH domain-containing protein — its product is MKTEKEFMPMNGYLMLFVAIALILVPIPIIVMTRLIGLVVLIIVGVFSVMGVFVVNPNESMVITLFGAYKGTVLKNGFFWANPFFTKKKISLRARNIDSDPIKVNDNVGNPIMIGIVLVWRVKETFKAAFDVDDYVQFVEIQSEAAIRKLAGDYPYDHFGDTQAEITLRSGGEVVNDMLESALKERLDIAGIEVMEARISHLAYAQEIAQAMLKRQQATAIVSARFKIVEGAVSMVKMALDQLKEEDIIDMDEEKKAAMISNLLVVLCSDKDASPIVNTGTLHH
- a CDS encoding serine hydrolase; translated protein: MMKKRQIGTLVLGLILIISLIQCESTEKKEMKPQLDSYFEYQVFNKSRDLNEKNKPGLSVIITKKDSVLYKGNWGSAALDKKSLITETTIFDIASVSKQFTGLAIALLEEKGEIDINDKIIKYLPDLPVAMIDIAIYQLVHHTSGIRDWPTLCALKGWQPEEPLSLDDIYEVIKKQDGLNFTPGSEFLYSNSNYNLLAKIVEVVVDTTFESWMHDNIFVPIGMENTYFVESNISEENQIANSYVFTGNNYLSFSNNLSAPGSSSLMSNTLDLSKWLVNYYIKTLGGNSVFNRIVSKGNLINSKRVNYGYGLNITEINNKKAYVHDGVWGGFRSATVYFPEESVGVVILSNNGTLQPKNILNDVSDILFGSESEKKEKRSELIEQKINDAFFALCAGKYQQVDDKDCHLTFFKEGEDYFVNIYNKDLKLYAKSDTVFFVKEAKAELIFHLRNGKVNSQTLKQNGNSYMALKVVENKKEANINYNKLAGVYYSKELDVKYEIRYMNDELKLQSPIFSNDIIIEHLEDLVFISHSGIIQSISFLEKNGAIKSMVINNPRAKNLLFEKIYY
- a CDS encoding Arc family DNA-binding protein; the encoded protein is MAKKKAFALRLNEEMMEAVEKWAEDEFRSTNGQLEWIIAEALKKSGRFKKKNEKKQ